The genomic window GCTGTAAAATATGTAGTTAATGCTGGAGGATTGAGCACTGTGCTCAACAATGTCTGCCAAAATGGGTTAAACTGGCAAATCAGATATATAAATCAATGTTAAATATTAAAATAGTCAAGAAGAAGTGATCTAATTCTGCACTATACAGGATTTGAAACACCATAATAGTGTTTAGAAGctatagagagaggaatagagaccAAAAGAGAAGGGATCTATTTCTGCACTAAATAGAACTCAAAATACCAAAATAGTGTTTTCAACCATTACCGGTAGTGCTCCCAGTCTCTGGCAAGGTGTTGCACAACACTTAGTTAAGTGGTGTTACAACACACCATGTAATGATTCAAAACATCTCAGGGTGAtgtgtttcaatactccagcaaagTTAAGGTTTCTTCTCCTTCGTGGTGGTGGCAGTTGCCACTAGTTTTGTTGTTAAAAGCACTTCATTCTAACAGGGTGAGTTGTATAGTATGCTGTTACTCATCCATGTATttattctctctcatctctctccctctccatctctctcctattTTTCTGACTTTATttattcttcctctctctccaactATCTCTCCttccccactctctcctctcccctctctctccctctctctcgctctctctcccccttctctctctctctctctcccttcccccctccctctctctctccctctctccgtcccccccctctctccagtcTACGGAGGGAGGGCTACACGGTGCAGGTGGCAGTGAACGACTACCTGGACATCTACTGCCCGCATTACAACACTACCGCCACCAGCCAGCGGGGGACGCTGGAGCGCACCGTGGCCGAACAGTACGTCCTCTACATGGTCAGCTACCGCGGCTACCGCACCTGCGACCCCCAGATGGGCTTCAAGCGCTGGGAGTGCAACCGGCCGCATGCGCCCCAGGCGCCCATCAAGTTCTCTGAGAAGTTCCAGCGCTACAGCGCCTTCTCCCTGGGCTACGAGTTCAACGTGGGCCACGAGTACTACTACATATGTGAGTGGAATATTGCTAAGTCTCTATAGGAGTACAATAATTATGTAATGATGATTGTACTACTACATCTGGAACTGGTGGAGCTGAGGTACTCTTTCTCTATATGGTGTTATAGTCGAGTAATGACAATGGATTGCATAGGCTATCTATATAGCGCTTTCCCAAGTGTACCAAGTGCAGGTACTTTATATTGTAAGTGGGAACTCACTTCAGCCATTACCAATATGTAACAACCACACACATACCTTAGTAAGTTAGAGTTGGACTATTACAGCATTCAAGTTGTGAGTCATTCAACATGAGTTAATTTAACTCTTACACCACAGTCCTAAATATACTTCCTTCCTTGTGAATAAACCTACCACTAATAGCTGTGTTAAACTGCTGTAATAAACTATAATTACCATTTCACTTAggtcgcatcccaaatggcaccctattccctacatagtgcactacttttgaccagagctatataggctctggtcaaaagtagtgcactatgtagggaatagggtgccatttgggacatggaCATAGACTCTGAGTGTTAGTTCATAGGCTGGCCTATAGATGGCACATGGCTGACATGTATCTGTATTCTGTTGAAGCCACGCCTACCCATCACCACGGCCACAGCTGCCTGAGACTGAGAGTCTACGTCTGCTGCTCCACaggtgggtctctctctctctctctctctctctctctctctctctctctctctctctctctctctcaattcaatttgctttattggcatgacgtaacaatgtacatattgccaaagcttactttggatatttacactattaacataattaaaataataataatcaatattgtcaatgggacaacagtaacaacaataaccaagggtcaagataaccattgaacaataacaatatagaggacatgtgcatgttggttggtctgtcagacactgtccctcatcttatggcaggcagcaatgtagtgtgctgccaacccacagctctctgcgtcctcccccaacaggacgggtagcctattctcatcagagaggtctttgaaaccttgaaaaactgtttcaaatttggggaaatgacactctctaattgttttatattttttacatgttGTAagaaaatgcagctctgtctcaggttctgctgtggtgcagtggttgcacagcctttcctctacagggagccaggttttcctgtgtctacccttctcaatggcaaggctgtgctcactgagcctgtactttgtcaaggtttttctaaggttttgatcagtaaccatggtcaaatagttagccacggtgtactgtcgatttagggccagatagcacttcattttactttgtgcttgtgcttgtgtttcccaataagaaatgtagttttgttttgactgtgttgtaatttggtttattctgatcgattggatgttctggtcctgaggctttaATGTGTTAGTAGAagaggtttgtgaactcagccccaggaccagctggatgaggggactcttttcttgctcagctcttggtattgcagggcttggtaatgatattagagggggtcactgtattttagatgtttccaaaacttaattgctcttttttgagtttgtattattagtggatattggcctaattctgccctgcatgcattgtttgtagttttcctctggacatgtaggagaatcttacagaactctgcatgcagggtttcaatggggtgtttgtcccatttggtgaaataaaagcaagcgtacattttggtattattttggtggacatgtttatctatcagggtgtgtagggtgtaaatatgatcggtcgtgcgatgttttggtataaatccaatttggcttttgctcaagacattgtgcttattaaggaagtttagaactcactcactcactcactcacacacacacaccgtcacgcACGCACACCCAACTGTGTTTTCGTGAAATCTCAGGACTTTTTGTAGTGCACATTTTTTTTTGCATTAAAAATCCTCttttccctaacccttaaccctgacccttaacctaacccttaaGCTTAAAATAGCATTTGAACAAATTCGGGACCTGACTTTTCAAAAAAGCTCTTGTTTTCCTACCTTTTCAGGACATTAAGGTGAAATGTTACGACATTGGGGTCCTGATAATGGAGGAAAAcaagtgcacgcacacacacagttgacACTGGATACCTGAGGCTACAGCCTGACAGTGTTTTTCCAGGGTTCTGATAGTGAGGTTAATATCTATCTCATTTCTATCTTCCTGGGTTGTATGATGTTCTATGCTATTCTATGTTCCAGGGCTTTGATAGTGATGTTCAGTGTTATTCTGGGTCTCAGTGCTCTGATAGTGTTTGATAAGAATGCTCTCTCTTCTATCCTGatgtgctctctctctatctgatgctttccctctctctctccccctctttctcttttccctctatctctctctatttccctctctctcccccactcccctctctttGTTTctgtctcacactctctctctctcctcaacatctccccctctcgctcaTTTCTGCATCTCTCTGATAGTTGATGCGCTCTCTGATAGTGATGTTCTGTGTTATTTTTACTCCAGtagcctctctctcctgcaggccTTTGATCAAAGCCCTGTGCtgaaagccccccccccccacttctctAACCTTGTCACCATTAATACATCCCACACTCAGGCCAGTGTCAGCTTCTGTGTACACATCACCTTAACCCCCTCTCTGAGTGTCAGGGCTAATCTATTGAAGTGTCCACtcgggtggtgtgtgtgtgtgtattttttagtagaaagtgtgtgtgtgtgtttgcatgtgtgtgtccgtgcatcTGTGCGTGATTGCATGTGTGTGATAGTGTTTACTTTACAAACCACAACCTTTACTCTGCACGGTCTGCTTAATAGCCTACCATCTGAACCCAATTGTTCTCTGCTATTCTCATTCCACTGTATCTCTGTCCTATCTCTTTGGTTTTGAGAGCATTATTCTCTACACATACACATACTTACAATATTAACACACAGTACAGTAGCTCCCTATCAATATGTGAAATCCTTGTACCATATGCTACATCCCTCTTTGCTGTGCAATATTATATGGATAAGCAATGTGCATTCTCATTAAACAATTCACTGAGCTGATGTTAATGTAATGACAAGTCTAGACTATCAGTGTGTGTGATACTTTCCCTCTCAGTGAATATGCCTTAGCTTCGCCTCATAGTATATCTTCATGTACTGGACTGGAGTATCCTGGTATTCACacatgtgcgtcccaaatggcaccatattccctttatagtgcactacttttgaccagggcccatagggtgcactatgtaagtagtgcaatatataagtaataatagggtgccatttgacgcgcaatatagggagccatttgagacgtaacccaggctctggtcaaaagtagtgcactatatagggaaaagggtaccatttgggaatgTGCCACAGTGCAGTGGCTGCCCAGTTAGTGTGTAAAATAAGTAGTTTGGGCATTTTaatgacattgtgtatttgtgttcctctctctctaagTCTCCCACGATGATGATTCCAGTCAGACCCCTCCTGACTACACATTCAGGCCCAATGTCAAAATACACGACATCGGTGAGTGCGCTCcttgatgctctctctctctctctctccctttctttctgcaTCTTTCTCTGAATACCACCTTGCTAGGCACACAGTCTCACATACAGGTATGCACATCACACACAGGTatgcacatcacacacacacacacttacacacattctctttctctctgtcgctctttctctctcatacagacacacacacgcacacagttgTCCTTCCTCAATTGTATCCTAGGACCAATAGGTCTTCTAATGAATGGAAGATTCCTGTTTACCAAAGAccaggaggtggaggtggtgaaCGAGTCAATGGTGCAATTGAGTGGTTATATAAACcccctcgtcctctctctctccctcactaaagcCTTTTTTGCTGAGAACCATTTAGCTTTGGCCGCTTCTGGGAACTTGTCGCCAGCCGCGACGGGGCTAAAAGAGTGTGACCCGCATGAGATGGAAACTCAGACCAGGGCACAGGGGGGGGAAGAGCCACTGAGCTATAAgaccattgagtgagtgagtgagtgagtgagtgagtgagtgagtgagtgagtgagagagagagagagagagagagagagagagagagagagagagagagagagagagagagagagagagagagagagagagagagagagagagagagagagagagagagagagagagagagagagactcaatggTAACTCATGACCGAGCTTTCCAGAGAAAAAAAGAAAGTAAACGCACATAGTCCAAACAACCCAGAATGCCTTGGGGCCTTCTAATGCATCCTTCTGTACTTTATGCATTAGTGACATCAACAGAAAGAGGACAGTAGCAGTCATCACTCATGACCCATAAACACTTACgtaacaataatataataatacttttagcaaaaaaaaattattttcaatttacaaactgtagaaacaatgagaatagaagggttcagaacttttgtgaaacatcacagtacagttgaaaaatatattgcaaatagaaatccaatatggatggtgttaagagatagatgggaggtgttgaatggagctgaagaatgggactaataacaactaacaacaactaataacaacaagataactaatgtaaagcatactgtgtccataataagtatataggttataggttgagagcttttgtgaaagagcacagttagaaagatatggcatatagaaaatgatcggagaggttgagggtagaggaagttcaggagtaaaaacaaacaaaatagaattattgtaaaattgactgtgtccataaaatgtatatagtatgtataagctggcaGTAGAGGCCTAAGCCttattgttcactagtttactccaattagggaaggggtggtggggttggaaagtaataaaggaaaatatacactgctcaaaaaaataaagggaacactaaaataacacatcctagatctgaatgaatgaaataatcttattaaatatttttttctttacatagttgaatgtgctgacaacaaaatcacacaaaaatgatcaatggaaatcaaatgtatcaacccatggaggtctggatttggagtcaccctcaaaattaaagtggaaaaccacactacaggctgatccaactttgatgtaatgtccttaaaacaagtcaaaatgaggctcagtagtgtgtgtggcctccacgtgcctgtatgacctccctacaacgcctgggcatgctcctgatgaggtggcggatggtctcctgagggatctcctcccagacctggactaaagcatccggcaactcctggacagtctgtggtgcaacgtggcgttggtggatggagcgagacatgatgtcccagatgtgctcaattggattcaggtctggggaacgggcgggccagtccatagcatcaatgccttcctcttgcaggaactgctgacacactccagccacatgaggtctagcattgtcttgcattaggaggaacccagggccaaccgcaccagcatatggtctcacaaggggtctgaggatctcatctcggtacctaatggcagtcaggctacctctggcgagcacatggagggctgtgcggccccccaaagaaatgccaccccacaccatgactgacccaccgccaaaccggtcatgctggaggatgttgcaggcagcagaacgttccaggcgtctccagactctgtcacgtctgtcacatgtgcttagtgtgaacctgctttcatctgtgaagagcacagggcgccagtggcgaatttgccaatcttggtgttctctggcaaatgccaaacgtcctgcacggtgttgggctgtaagtataacccccacctgtggacatcgggccctcataaCACCCTCATAGattctgtttctgaccgtttgagcagacacatgcacatttgtggcctgctggaggtcattttgcagggctctggcagtgctcctcctgctccttcttgcacaaaggcggaggtagcggtcctgctgctgggttgttgccctcctacggcctcctccacgtctcctgatgtactggcctgtctcctggtagcgcctccatgctctggacactacactgacagacacagcaaaccttcttgccacagctcgcattgatgtgccatcctggatgagctgcactacctgagccacttgtgtgggttgtagactccgtctcatactaccactagagtgaaagcaccgccagcattcaaaagtgaccaaaacatcagccaggaagcataggaactgagaagtggtctgtggtcaccacctgcaaaaccagtcctttattggaggtgtcttgctaattgcctataatttccacctgttgtctattccatttgcacaacagcatgtgacatttattgtcaatcagtgttgcttcctaagtggacagtttgatttcacagaagtgtgattgacttggagttacattgtgttgtttaaatgttccctttatttttttgagcagtgtatatattttttaaggatatgtatatatatgtatgtatatctatttatatgtatgtatgtgtacatgtatgtatgtatatgtatatatacactaccgttcaaaagtttggggtcacttagaaatgtccttgttttcaaaaactg from Coregonus clupeaformis isolate EN_2021a chromosome 17, ASM2061545v1, whole genome shotgun sequence includes these protein-coding regions:
- the LOC121586306 gene encoding ephrin-A3 isoform X2, producing MALATVSLCLIALAFTNLHLTRANDRHAVYWNSSNLHLRREGYTVQVAVNDYLDIYCPHYNTTATSQRGTLERTVAEQYVLYMVSYRGYRTCDPQMGFKRWECNRPHAPQAPIKFSEKFQRYSAFSLGYEFNVGHEYYYISTPTHHHGHSCLRLRVYVCCSTVSHDDDSSQTPPDYTFRPNVKIHDIDEFNPEIPKLEKSVSGSSPSRDRLLLTVATLLISALLVS
- the LOC121586306 gene encoding ephrin-A3 isoform X1: MALATVSLCLIALAFTNLHLTRANDRHAVYWNSSNLHANPKERLKELGLRKLTPHCGRLPMRAAEALIQRTSKLIRCSLKPWNLRREGYTVQVAVNDYLDIYCPHYNTTATSQRGTLERTVAEQYVLYMVSYRGYRTCDPQMGFKRWECNRPHAPQAPIKFSEKFQRYSAFSLGYEFNVGHEYYYISTPTHHHGHSCLRLRVYVCCSTVSHDDDSSQTPPDYTFRPNVKIHDIDEFNPEIPKLEKSVSGSSPSRDRLLLTVATLLISALLVS